The following proteins come from a genomic window of Labilithrix sp.:
- a CDS encoding metallophosphoesterase, whose protein sequence is MTRPKRERLSRFRKILLAITAATHLPFVVAASELARRLGAPLGAAIAIGGALGALGVWVFNGRAEKIAWDAPRPFGPILLFDLPYYVHWSACIFCLVPSVLYLLASPLFGGPSASFFLGCYATGLVVCFYGVMIRRWFFVTRRVEIAVKGLDPKLDGYRIAHLSDLHIGALTPPWWAERWIDRANALAPDAVAVTGDLVTSGVLFHEAIAEVVGGLRAKDGVFCAMGNHDYFGEGEPLISLLRAKGQKVLRNEGTTIERDGARLYLTAIDDTWTRRADVDRALAGRPEGVPTVMLSHDPDRFPEMAARGVELTLAGHTHGGQIAVPFLGRWINASKLAHQFHIGLYRRGDSVLYVHPGLGTTGPPIRLGVAPAVVLLTLRAG, encoded by the coding sequence GTGACTCGTCCCAAGCGCGAACGCCTCTCGCGCTTCCGGAAGATCCTCCTCGCCATCACCGCCGCGACGCACCTCCCGTTCGTCGTGGCGGCGAGCGAGCTCGCGCGGCGGCTCGGCGCTCCGCTCGGCGCCGCGATCGCGATCGGCGGCGCGCTCGGAGCGCTCGGCGTCTGGGTCTTCAACGGCCGCGCCGAGAAGATCGCGTGGGACGCGCCGCGTCCGTTCGGCCCGATCCTCCTCTTCGATCTGCCGTACTACGTGCACTGGTCGGCCTGCATCTTCTGCCTCGTGCCGTCGGTGCTCTACCTCCTCGCGTCGCCGCTCTTCGGCGGTCCGTCCGCGAGCTTCTTCCTCGGGTGCTACGCGACCGGGCTCGTCGTCTGCTTCTACGGCGTCATGATCCGGCGCTGGTTCTTCGTCACCCGGCGCGTCGAGATCGCGGTGAAGGGCCTCGACCCGAAGCTCGACGGCTACCGCATCGCGCACCTCTCCGACCTGCACATCGGCGCGCTCACGCCGCCGTGGTGGGCCGAGCGCTGGATCGACCGCGCGAACGCGCTCGCGCCCGACGCGGTCGCGGTCACCGGCGATCTCGTCACGAGCGGGGTCCTCTTCCACGAGGCGATCGCGGAGGTCGTCGGCGGGCTCCGCGCGAAGGACGGCGTCTTCTGCGCGATGGGCAACCACGACTACTTCGGCGAGGGCGAGCCGCTCATCTCGCTCCTCCGCGCGAAGGGACAGAAGGTGCTCCGCAACGAAGGGACGACGATCGAGCGCGACGGAGCGCGCCTCTACCTCACCGCGATCGACGACACGTGGACGCGCCGCGCCGACGTCGACCGCGCCCTCGCCGGCCGGCCCGAGGGCGTCCCGACGGTGATGCTCTCGCACGATCCCGATCGCTTCCCCGAGATGGCGGCGCGCGGCGTCGAGCTCACCCTCGCCGGTCACACCCACGGCGGGCAGATCGCGGTCCCGTTCCTCGGGCGCTGGATCAACGCCTCGAAGCTGGCGCACCAGTTCCACATCGGGCTCTACCGCCGCGGCGACTCCGTCCTCTACGTCCACCCCGGCCTCGGCACGACCGGGCCGCCGATCCGCCTCGGCGTCGCGCCGGCCGTCGTCCTCCTCACGCTCCGCGCCGGGTGA
- the trxA gene encoding thioredoxin, whose translation MAGKNVIELTDANFEAEVLQSTVPVLVDFTATWCGPCKVLAPIVEGMADEFAGKYKIGKLDIDDAPGITQKYGVRGVPTVMVFKGGEKKAQHVGVTNKDTLVKMLEG comes from the coding sequence ATGGCCGGCAAGAACGTCATCGAGCTCACCGACGCCAACTTCGAAGCGGAAGTCCTCCAATCGACCGTCCCCGTGCTCGTCGACTTCACCGCCACGTGGTGCGGCCCGTGCAAAGTCCTCGCGCCGATCGTCGAAGGCATGGCCGACGAGTTCGCCGGCAAGTACAAGATCGGCAAGCTCGACATCGACGACGCGCCCGGCATCACGCAGAAGTACGGCGTCCGCGGCGTCCCCACCGTGATGGTCTTCAAGGGCGGAGAGAAGAAGGCGCAGCACGTCGGCGTGACGAACAAGGACACGCTCGTCAAGATGCTCGAGGGCTGA
- a CDS encoding protein kinase, protein MQSPSDQQRQLSLRDSLVGRVLQGSGNVAYHIKDCIGEGGQGWVFRAGYGSPNGNVVIVKVLRPDVFATEALRRFQREAEVLRMLSAQGRPNPYIVRFFDHAVAQVPSPFGRDQVTLPFTVLEYVDGSTLEKVLTDQTKLKRGLSAERVRRLLRQICQALEVVHKQKVVHRDLKPSNILLAYDNGVEVAKVTDFGLVKLVDMNLQKTAALAGASLGYAPPEQYEQGNKRVSPRTDVFSLAAVVYEMLTTKPAFPFVDGENPLIIITRILNGPRPSLIKNRDRLAPELEASQPIVEALDRELSRALAADPTLRHESATALWNALEPPLRAALEDQKTAPRAAVSPYEATATPSRAPAEPGAAAVIRSANEDIALAPTDAQNALPKLPPQPPNAHENEAWTWALLTPPIGERVLRAVTFNKTADTAIALNAAGLVQWERGAWVSIPLPAHVPRNALRGLRWLTDGSVLLYGEGGFVARHVIGGGTAIWRVPDPEITFLGALIEANGHTTLVGERPYRGNQPRAFPGNTSGVVTQWSGDRVTVVGDTMSCSRLHAVTRMRNGTLIACGDWGALVRIELGVIEYVGSICGGHLLALAPRPEGGAYAVGVGGHALSLSPTLEPTLEAVQTTKDLLSIGVADDAQAWAGSAAARIVRRGTHDGAPTWMRISGDIGVTTNMLAIAAAARTVRAIGDDGMVVEGRLAPA, encoded by the coding sequence ATGCAGTCGCCCTCCGACCAGCAGCGCCAACTCTCGCTCCGCGACTCGCTCGTGGGGCGGGTGCTGCAAGGGTCGGGGAACGTCGCGTACCACATCAAGGACTGCATCGGCGAAGGCGGCCAAGGCTGGGTCTTCCGCGCGGGTTACGGTTCCCCGAACGGCAACGTCGTCATCGTCAAGGTGCTGCGGCCGGACGTGTTCGCGACCGAGGCGCTCCGCCGGTTCCAGCGCGAAGCGGAGGTGCTGCGCATGCTCTCCGCGCAAGGGCGGCCGAACCCGTACATCGTGCGGTTCTTCGATCACGCCGTCGCGCAGGTGCCGAGCCCCTTCGGCCGCGACCAGGTGACGCTCCCCTTCACCGTCCTCGAGTACGTCGACGGGTCGACGCTCGAGAAGGTGCTGACCGATCAGACGAAGCTGAAGCGCGGCCTCTCCGCCGAGCGCGTGCGGCGGCTCCTCCGTCAGATCTGCCAGGCGCTCGAGGTCGTGCACAAGCAGAAGGTCGTCCACCGCGACCTCAAGCCGTCGAACATCCTCCTCGCCTACGACAACGGCGTCGAGGTCGCGAAGGTCACCGACTTCGGGCTCGTGAAGCTCGTCGACATGAACCTGCAGAAGACGGCCGCGCTCGCGGGCGCGTCGCTCGGGTACGCGCCGCCGGAGCAGTACGAGCAGGGCAACAAGCGCGTGTCGCCGCGCACGGACGTGTTCTCGCTCGCCGCCGTCGTCTACGAGATGCTCACGACGAAGCCGGCGTTCCCGTTCGTCGACGGCGAGAACCCGCTCATCATCATCACCCGCATCTTGAACGGGCCGCGGCCTTCGTTGATCAAGAACCGAGACCGCCTCGCGCCCGAGCTCGAGGCGTCGCAGCCGATCGTCGAGGCGCTCGATCGCGAGCTCTCGCGCGCCCTCGCCGCCGACCCGACCCTGCGTCACGAGTCGGCGACCGCGCTGTGGAACGCGCTCGAGCCGCCGCTCCGCGCCGCGCTCGAAGACCAGAAGACCGCGCCGCGCGCCGCCGTCTCTCCCTACGAGGCCACCGCGACGCCGAGCCGAGCGCCGGCCGAGCCGGGCGCCGCCGCCGTCATCCGCTCCGCGAACGAAGACATCGCCCTCGCCCCGACCGACGCGCAGAACGCGCTCCCCAAGCTCCCGCCGCAGCCGCCGAACGCGCACGAAAACGAGGCGTGGACGTGGGCGCTGCTCACGCCGCCGATCGGCGAGCGGGTCTTGCGCGCGGTCACCTTCAACAAGACGGCCGACACCGCGATCGCGCTCAACGCGGCGGGCCTCGTCCAGTGGGAGCGCGGCGCCTGGGTCTCGATCCCCTTGCCCGCGCACGTCCCGCGCAACGCGCTGCGCGGCCTCCGCTGGCTCACCGACGGGAGCGTGCTCCTCTACGGCGAGGGCGGCTTCGTCGCGCGCCACGTCATCGGCGGCGGCACCGCGATCTGGCGCGTGCCCGATCCCGAGATCACGTTCCTCGGCGCGCTCATCGAGGCGAACGGGCACACGACCCTCGTCGGCGAGCGCCCGTACCGCGGGAACCAGCCGCGCGCGTTCCCCGGCAACACCTCCGGCGTCGTCACGCAGTGGAGCGGCGACCGCGTCACGGTGGTGGGGGACACGATGAGCTGCTCGCGCCTCCACGCCGTCACGCGGATGCGGAACGGGACCCTCATCGCGTGCGGCGACTGGGGCGCGCTCGTCCGGATCGAGCTCGGCGTCATCGAATACGTCGGATCGATCTGCGGCGGTCACCTCCTCGCGCTCGCGCCGCGCCCCGAGGGCGGCGCCTACGCCGTCGGCGTCGGCGGCCACGCGCTCTCGCTCAGCCCCACGCTCGAGCCCACGCTCGAGGCGGTGCAGACGACGAAGGACCTCCTCAGCATCGGCGTCGCGGACGACGCGCAGGCCTGGGCCGGCTCCGCCGCCGCGCGCATCGTCCGCCGCGGCACGCACGACGGCGCGCCGACCTGGATGCGGATCTCGGGCGACATCGGCGTCACCACGAACATGCTCGCGATCGCCGCCGCCGCTCGCACCGTGCGCGCGATCGGAGACGACGGAATGGTCGTCGAAGGAAGGCTCGCGCCGGCGTGA
- the sppA gene encoding signal peptide peptidase SppA: protein MKNHARALIGLLAFASTLVVADASADPFPARADRIMSPGRMTASEDSAEALVLNPANLANMTGLEGRWTWVRCPDTKVVGCGHSFELAAPLLWGLATGLRVDYVTPPSGPSGVGFPFNGVDYTWITWGFGHKVSDRLQVGGSVQWSYSSNPYTDGLFGLTAAASYRMFTRFGVALVAHDFNGPSLQPLPPSGFPLLGRNLVAAATFRPTGKRNIEVALEGRWLPDGVDQLRPRAVAAIDIPGVGRIRGDVEVMNLGNDATRGVLATAGAEIYFSALSAGGGALFGNALGSAQSAGQYATISFNTTFQPGIPRPQHAVYIRMESTPGNRAHVRLLRSLWKLAEEKDVAAVTMVMRSEPATSYAHAEELADAFRVLKARGKKVICSFEDAGPKALYACASADRVVINPAGGVRYSGLKTQHMYLAGLLKKLGVKAEFVRIGAHKAAPEQFMNERSSDVARADQEDLLRQHEAVFTRNMELYRKIPADQFRVVSSKGPFVASEAREAKLVDGFAFDDELERVTQDVVGKKVSYEKLAGVRKASPYFGPRPRVGLLYVDGDIIDGRSRNVPLIDTKLVGSYTIAEAVKSLRENDSIKAVVLRIESPGGSSMASDVMWRELKKLAEKKPLVVSMGSVAASGGYYVASPAKTIYALPLTITGSIGIFYGKADISELLGKVGVNIETRRTTARADAESIFRGFTDDERAELNHKVRQFYDVFLDRVAQGRHMTKEQVDAVGQGRVWAGQQALEKKLVDKMGGLRHALEEARALANLPPDAPIDELPTVPQSLLDYALSLAGFKAGSSITLDELPVQVREVLRGIAPMALYGDGESLARMEWVPLEDTIGVEDDDAFAY from the coding sequence GTGAAGAACCACGCACGCGCGCTGATCGGGCTCCTTGCCTTCGCCTCCACGCTCGTCGTCGCCGATGCGAGCGCCGATCCGTTCCCCGCGCGCGCGGACCGGATCATGTCGCCGGGGCGCATGACGGCGTCGGAGGACTCGGCCGAGGCGCTGGTCCTCAACCCCGCGAACCTCGCGAACATGACCGGCCTCGAGGGACGCTGGACGTGGGTGCGCTGCCCCGACACGAAGGTCGTCGGCTGCGGTCACTCGTTCGAGCTCGCGGCGCCGCTCTTGTGGGGCCTCGCGACCGGCCTCCGCGTCGACTACGTGACGCCGCCGAGCGGCCCGAGCGGCGTCGGCTTCCCGTTCAACGGCGTCGACTACACGTGGATCACGTGGGGCTTCGGGCACAAGGTCTCCGACCGCCTCCAGGTCGGCGGATCGGTGCAGTGGTCGTATTCGTCCAATCCGTACACCGACGGCCTCTTCGGCCTCACCGCCGCCGCCTCGTACCGGATGTTCACGCGCTTCGGCGTCGCCCTCGTCGCGCACGACTTCAACGGCCCGTCGCTGCAGCCGCTGCCGCCGAGCGGCTTCCCCCTGCTCGGTCGCAACCTCGTCGCCGCCGCGACGTTCCGTCCGACCGGGAAGCGCAACATCGAGGTCGCGCTCGAGGGACGGTGGCTCCCCGACGGCGTCGATCAGCTCCGCCCGCGCGCGGTGGCCGCGATCGACATCCCGGGCGTGGGGCGCATCCGCGGCGACGTCGAGGTGATGAACCTCGGCAACGACGCCACGCGCGGCGTCCTCGCGACCGCGGGCGCGGAGATCTACTTCAGCGCGCTCAGCGCCGGCGGCGGCGCGCTCTTCGGCAACGCGCTCGGCAGCGCGCAGAGCGCGGGCCAGTACGCGACCATCTCGTTCAACACGACGTTCCAGCCGGGCATCCCGCGCCCGCAGCACGCGGTCTACATCCGGATGGAGAGCACGCCCGGCAACCGCGCCCACGTGCGCCTCCTCCGCAGCCTGTGGAAGCTCGCGGAAGAGAAGGACGTCGCGGCGGTCACGATGGTCATGCGCTCGGAGCCGGCGACGAGCTACGCGCACGCGGAGGAGCTCGCGGACGCGTTCCGCGTGCTCAAGGCGCGCGGGAAGAAGGTCATCTGCTCGTTCGAGGACGCGGGGCCGAAGGCGCTCTACGCGTGCGCGAGCGCGGACCGCGTCGTCATCAACCCCGCCGGCGGCGTCCGCTACTCCGGCCTCAAGACGCAGCACATGTACCTCGCCGGCCTCCTCAAGAAGCTCGGCGTGAAGGCGGAGTTCGTCCGCATCGGCGCGCACAAGGCCGCGCCGGAGCAGTTCATGAACGAGCGATCGAGCGACGTCGCGCGCGCCGATCAGGAGGACCTGCTCCGCCAGCACGAGGCCGTCTTCACACGGAACATGGAGCTCTATCGGAAGATCCCGGCCGATCAGTTCCGCGTCGTCTCCTCGAAGGGTCCCTTCGTCGCGAGCGAGGCGCGGGAGGCGAAGCTCGTCGACGGCTTCGCGTTCGACGACGAGCTCGAGCGCGTCACGCAGGACGTCGTCGGCAAGAAGGTGTCCTACGAGAAGCTCGCCGGCGTCCGCAAGGCGTCGCCGTACTTCGGGCCGCGGCCGCGCGTCGGCCTCCTCTACGTCGACGGCGACATCATCGACGGCCGCTCGCGCAACGTGCCGCTCATCGACACGAAGCTGGTCGGCTCGTACACGATCGCGGAGGCGGTGAAGAGCCTGCGCGAGAACGACAGCATCAAGGCCGTCGTCCTCCGGATCGAGTCGCCCGGCGGCTCCTCGATGGCGTCGGACGTGATGTGGCGCGAGCTCAAGAAGCTCGCCGAGAAGAAGCCGCTCGTCGTCTCGATGGGCTCCGTCGCGGCGAGCGGCGGCTACTACGTCGCCTCGCCAGCGAAGACGATCTACGCGCTCCCGCTCACGATCACCGGCTCGATCGGCATCTTCTACGGCAAGGCCGACATCAGCGAGCTGCTCGGCAAGGTCGGCGTCAACATCGAGACGCGCCGCACGACCGCGCGCGCGGACGCGGAGTCGATCTTCCGCGGCTTCACCGACGACGAGCGCGCGGAGCTGAACCACAAGGTCCGTCAGTTCTACGACGTGTTCCTCGATCGCGTCGCGCAGGGCCGCCATATGACGAAAGAGCAAGTCGACGCGGTGGGGCAGGGCCGGGTGTGGGCGGGCCAGCAGGCGCTCGAGAAGAAGCTCGTCGACAAGATGGGCGGCCTCCGCCACGCGCTCGAGGAGGCGCGCGCGCTCGCGAACCTCCCCCCCGACGCGCCGATCGACGAGCTCCCGACCGTGCCGCAGTCGCTCCTCGACTACGCGCTCTCCCTCGCCGGCTTCAAGGCAGGCTCCTCGATCACGCTCGACGAGCTCCCGGTCCAGGTCCGCGAGGTCCTACGCGGCATCGCCCCGATGGCACTCTACGGCGACGGCGAGTCGCTCGCCCGCATGGAGTGGGTCCCCCTCGAGGACACGATCGGCGTCGAAGACGACGACGCCTTCGCGTACTAA